The proteins below come from a single Stutzerimonas stutzeri RCH2 genomic window:
- a CDS encoding F0F1 ATP synthase subunit delta: MINTQTLARPYAKAAFEFASAAGQTDSWSKMLNLAAIAVEVPEVAALLNDPRLTSESKVQGLVRLLGDDADEAFRNYVQTLGENDRLSVLPTVWELYEDIKAQAEKTLEAEVETAFELSNEQLQTLAAALSKRLDRTVNLQQAVNPALIGGVLIRAGDVVVDGSVRGKLSQLAESLKS, encoded by the coding sequence ATGATCAATACCCAGACGCTTGCTCGGCCTTACGCGAAAGCCGCTTTCGAGTTCGCCAGCGCCGCAGGACAGACCGATTCCTGGTCGAAAATGCTGAACCTGGCCGCCATCGCTGTTGAAGTCCCAGAAGTCGCAGCGTTGCTGAACGACCCCCGCCTGACCAGCGAAAGCAAGGTCCAGGGGCTGGTGCGTCTACTCGGTGACGATGCCGACGAAGCTTTCCGCAACTACGTCCAGACCCTTGGCGAAAATGATCGCCTGTCGGTTCTGCCGACCGTATGGGAGCTGTACGAGGACATCAAGGCGCAAGCCGAGAAAACGCTCGAGGCAGAAGTTGAAACCGCCTTCGAGCTCAGCAACGAGCAACTCCAAACTTTGGCTGCCGCCCTGTCGAAGCGGCTAGATCGCACCGTCAACCTCCAGCAGGCCGTGAATCCTGCTCTGATCGGTGGCGTGTTGATTCGCGCCGGTGATGTGGTTGTCGACGGTTCGGTCCGCGGCAAACTGAGCCAGTTGGCCGAATCGTTGAAATCCTGA
- the atpD gene encoding F0F1 ATP synthase subunit beta: protein MSSGRIVQIIGAVIDVEFPRDLVPNVYDALKVQGAETTLEVQQQLGDGIVRTIAMGSTEGLKRGLDVVNTGTGISVPVGKQTLGRIMDVLGNPIDEAGPIGEEERWTIHRAAPSYAEQAGGNELLETGIKVIDLVCPFAKGGKVGLFGGAGVGKTVNMMELIRNIAMEHSGYSVFAGVGERTREGNDFYHEMKDSNVLDKVALVYGQMNEPPGNRLRVALTGLTMAEKFRDEGRDVLLFVDNIYRYTLAGTEVSALLGRMPSAVGYQPTLAEEMGVLQERITSTKNGSITSVQAVYVPADDLTDPSPATTFAHLDATVVLSRDIASLGIYPAVDPLDSTSRQLDPLVIGQEHYDTARGVQYVLQRYKELKDIIAILGMDELSETDKQLVSRARKIQRFLSQPFFVAEVFTGSPGKYVPLKETIRGFSGILSGEYDHLPEQAFYMVGSIDEAIEKAKKL from the coding sequence ATGAGTAGCGGACGTATCGTTCAAATCATCGGCGCCGTTATCGACGTGGAATTTCCGCGCGATCTGGTACCGAACGTCTATGACGCGCTGAAAGTTCAAGGCGCCGAGACCACCCTGGAAGTCCAGCAGCAGCTGGGCGACGGCATTGTCCGTACTATCGCCATGGGTTCGACCGAAGGCCTCAAGCGTGGCCTGGACGTCGTCAACACCGGCACCGGTATCTCCGTACCGGTCGGCAAGCAGACCCTGGGTCGCATCATGGACGTCCTGGGTAACCCCATCGACGAAGCCGGCCCGATCGGCGAAGAAGAGCGCTGGACCATCCACCGCGCTGCGCCGTCCTATGCCGAACAGGCTGGCGGCAACGAGCTGCTGGAAACCGGCATCAAGGTTATCGACCTGGTTTGCCCGTTCGCCAAGGGCGGTAAGGTCGGTCTGTTCGGTGGTGCCGGTGTCGGCAAGACCGTAAACATGATGGAGCTGATCCGTAACATCGCGATGGAGCACAGCGGTTACTCCGTGTTCGCCGGTGTGGGTGAGCGTACTCGTGAAGGTAACGACTTCTATCACGAGATGAAGGACTCCAACGTTCTGGACAAGGTTGCCCTGGTTTACGGCCAGATGAACGAGCCGCCAGGAAACCGTCTGCGCGTGGCACTGACCGGCCTGACCATGGCCGAGAAGTTCCGTGACGAAGGCCGTGACGTACTGTTGTTCGTCGACAACATCTACCGTTACACCCTCGCCGGTACCGAAGTATCCGCACTGCTGGGCCGTATGCCTTCCGCGGTAGGTTACCAGCCGACTCTGGCCGAAGAGATGGGCGTTCTGCAGGAGCGCATCACCTCCACCAAGAACGGCTCGATCACCTCGGTACAGGCCGTATACGTACCTGCGGACGACCTGACCGACCCGAGCCCGGCGACCACCTTCGCCCACCTCGACGCCACCGTCGTACTGTCGCGTGACATCGCCTCCCTGGGTATCTACCCGGCGGTCGATCCGCTCGACTCGACTTCGCGTCAGCTGGATCCGCTGGTCATCGGCCAGGAGCACTACGACACCGCTCGCGGCGTTCAGTACGTGCTGCAGCGCTACAAGGAGCTGAAGGACATCATCGCGATCCTCGGTATGGACGAACTGTCCGAAACCGACAAGCAGCTGGTATCCCGTGCTCGTAAGATCCAGCGCTTCCTGTCCCAGCCGTTCTTCGTGGCCGAAGTCTTCACTGGCTCGCCAGGCAAGTACGTTCCGCTCAAGGAAACCATCCGTGGTTTCTCCGGCATCCTCAGTGGCGAGTACGACCACCTG
- a CDS encoding F0F1 ATP synthase subunit B — protein sequence MNINLTLFGQTLAFAIFVWFCMKLVWPPITAAMAARQKKIAEGLDAAGRAQQDLKLAQDKVSNTLRETKEQAAQIIEQANKHANAIIEEAKQQARTEGERLVAGARAEIEQEVNRARDQLRSQVAALAVAGAEKILESQVDAKVHNELVEKLASQL from the coding sequence GTGAACATTAACTTGACGCTGTTCGGTCAAACGCTCGCCTTCGCTATCTTCGTCTGGTTCTGCATGAAGCTCGTGTGGCCGCCAATTACGGCAGCCATGGCAGCGCGCCAGAAGAAGATCGCTGAAGGACTGGATGCGGCAGGCCGTGCGCAGCAAGACCTGAAACTGGCTCAGGACAAGGTGTCCAACACCCTCCGCGAGACCAAGGAGCAGGCAGCCCAGATCATCGAGCAGGCGAACAAGCACGCTAACGCGATCATCGAGGAAGCCAAGCAGCAGGCACGTACCGAAGGCGAGCGACTGGTCGCCGGCGCCCGCGCCGAGATCGAACAGGAAGTGAACCGTGCCAGGGACCAACTGCGCAGTCAGGTAGCGGCTCTTGCCGTCGCCGGTGCAGAGAAGATCCTGGAGTCCCAGGTGGACGCCAAGGTGCACAACGAGCTGGTCGAAAAACTGGCCTCCCAACTCTAA
- the atpG gene encoding F0F1 ATP synthase subunit gamma yields the protein MAGAKEIRSKIASIKSTQKITSAMEKVAVSKMRKAQMRMAASRPYAERIRQVIGHLAFANPEYRHPFMVERPVKRVGYIVVSTDRGLCGGLNINLFKVLIKNMKEWHDQKVEVDLCVIGNKGASFFRSFGGNVVAAIGNLGEEPSINDLIGSVKVMLDGFHNGRIDRLYLVSNKFINTMTQKPTLDQLLPLAADESAEPVKKGQWDYLYEPDAQQLLDALLVRFIESQVYQAVVENGAAEQAARMIAMKNATDNAGELISDLQLVYNKARQAAITQEISEIVGGAAAV from the coding sequence ATGGCAGGCGCAAAAGAGATTCGCAGCAAGATTGCGAGCATCAAAAGCACGCAGAAGATCACCAGCGCCATGGAAAAGGTGGCCGTCAGCAAGATGCGCAAGGCACAGATGCGCATGGCTGCCAGCCGCCCTTATGCGGAGCGGATCCGGCAGGTTATCGGCCATCTGGCCTTTGCCAATCCGGAATACCGTCACCCGTTCATGGTGGAGCGTCCGGTCAAGCGTGTCGGCTATATCGTCGTGTCTACTGATCGTGGTCTGTGCGGTGGCCTGAACATCAACCTGTTCAAGGTCCTGATCAAGAACATGAAGGAGTGGCACGATCAGAAGGTCGAAGTCGACCTCTGCGTGATCGGCAACAAGGGCGCGAGCTTTTTCCGCAGCTTCGGCGGCAACGTCGTCGCAGCGATCGGCAACCTCGGCGAAGAGCCGTCGATCAACGATCTGATCGGCAGCGTCAAGGTCATGCTGGACGGCTTCCACAACGGCCGTATCGATCGCTTGTACCTGGTATCCAACAAGTTCATCAACACCATGACCCAAAAGCCGACGCTCGATCAGCTGCTGCCTCTGGCTGCAGACGAGAGTGCCGAGCCGGTGAAGAAAGGTCAGTGGGACTACCTCTACGAGCCGGACGCCCAGCAGCTGCTGGATGCTCTGCTGGTTCGTTTCATCGAGTCCCAGGTCTATCAGGCCGTGGTTGAGAACGGCGCAGCCGAACAGGCCGCGCGGATGATTGCCATGAAGAACGCAACCGACAACGCCGGTGAGCTGATCAGCGACCTGCAACTGGTCTACAACAAGGCCCGTCAGGCTGCGATCACTCAGGAAATTTCGGAAATCGTCGGCGGCGCTGCCGCGGTTTAA
- the atpA gene encoding F0F1 ATP synthase subunit alpha — MQQLNPSEISEIIKQRIEKSNVAAQARNEGTVVSVSDGIVRIYGLADVMYGEMIEFPGGVFGMALNLEQDSVGAVVLGNYLGLTEGMSAKCTGRILEVPVGPELLGRVVDALGNPIDGKGPINAQATDAVEKVAPGVIWRKSVDQPVQTGYKSVDAMIPVGRGQRELIIGDRQIGKTALAIDAIINQKNSGIRCVYVAIGQKQSTIANVVRKLEEHGAMHNTIVVAASASESAALQFLAPYAGCTMGEYFRDRGEDALIVYDDLSKQAVAYRQISLLLRRPPGREAYPGDVFYLHSRLLERASRVSEEYVEKFTNGAVTGKTGSLTALPIIETQAGDVSAFVPTNVISITDGQIFLESAMFNAGIRPAVNAGISVSRVGGAAQTKIVKKLSGGIRTALAQYRELAAFAQFASDLDEATRKQLEHGQRVTELMKQKQYAPMSIADMSLSLYAAERGFLTDVDVAKVGAFEQALIAFFNREFADLMAKINVKGDFNDEIDAGLKAGIEKFKATQSW; from the coding sequence ATGCAGCAACTGAATCCTTCCGAGATTAGTGAAATCATCAAGCAGCGCATCGAGAAATCGAATGTCGCTGCTCAAGCCCGTAATGAGGGCACCGTCGTCAGCGTTTCTGACGGTATCGTACGTATCTACGGTCTGGCCGACGTCATGTACGGCGAAATGATCGAGTTCCCTGGCGGCGTCTTTGGTATGGCACTGAACCTGGAGCAGGACTCCGTAGGTGCCGTGGTTCTGGGTAACTACCTGGGCCTGACCGAAGGCATGAGCGCCAAGTGCACCGGCCGCATCCTCGAAGTTCCGGTTGGTCCGGAACTGCTGGGTCGCGTAGTCGACGCACTGGGTAACCCGATCGACGGCAAAGGCCCGATCAATGCCCAGGCAACTGACGCGGTCGAGAAGGTCGCGCCTGGCGTGATCTGGCGTAAGTCCGTCGACCAGCCGGTGCAGACCGGTTACAAGTCGGTCGACGCCATGATCCCGGTAGGCCGTGGCCAGCGCGAGCTGATCATCGGTGACCGTCAGATCGGTAAGACCGCCCTGGCCATCGACGCCATCATCAACCAGAAGAACAGCGGCATCCGCTGCGTCTACGTAGCCATCGGTCAGAAGCAGTCGACCATCGCCAACGTGGTGCGCAAGCTGGAAGAGCACGGCGCCATGCACAACACCATCGTTGTGGCTGCGTCGGCTTCCGAATCCGCTGCGCTGCAGTTCCTGGCTCCGTATGCTGGTTGCACCATGGGCGAGTACTTCCGCGACCGCGGTGAAGACGCGCTGATCGTGTATGACGATCTGTCCAAGCAGGCTGTGGCTTACCGCCAGATCTCCCTGCTGCTGCGCCGTCCGCCGGGACGTGAAGCCTACCCGGGCGACGTGTTCTATCTCCACAGCCGTCTGCTGGAGCGCGCTTCGCGTGTTTCCGAAGAGTACGTCGAGAAGTTCACCAACGGTGCCGTGACTGGCAAGACTGGCTCGCTGACCGCTCTGCCGATCATCGAAACCCAGGCTGGCGACGTTTCCGCGTTCGTTCCGACCAACGTGATTTCCATCACCGACGGTCAGATCTTCCTGGAATCGGCCATGTTCAACGCAGGCATCCGTCCGGCCGTCAACGCCGGTATCTCGGTATCCCGCGTGGGTGGTGCTGCGCAGACCAAAATCGTCAAGAAGCTGTCCGGTGGTATCCGTACCGCTCTGGCTCAGTACCGTGAACTGGCTGCGTTTGCGCAGTTCGCTTCCGACCTCGACGAAGCTACCCGCAAGCAGCTCGAGCATGGTCAGCGTGTTACCGAGCTGATGAAGCAGAAGCAGTACGCGCCGATGTCCATCGCCGACATGTCCCTGTCCCTGTACGCCGCCGAGCGTGGCTTCCTGACTGACGTGGACGTGGCCAAGGTTGGCGCCTTCGAGCAGGCCCTGATCGCCTTCTTCAACCGCGAGTTCGCCGATCTGATGGCGAAGATCAACGTGAAGGGTGACTTCAATGACGAAATCGACGCTGGCCTCAAGGCTGGTATCGAGAAGTTCAAGGCCACTCAAAGCTGGTAA
- a CDS encoding F0F1 ATP synthase subunit I: MNIRNRTPFHRLPAFRVLLMQAMVVVVTAVSCGLVFGIVAGYSALCGGLIALSANVYFAYKAFRYFGARSTRAIIQSFWSGEMGKQILAAALFALVFVGVKPLEPIALFAGYLLVLGVGASALLLMKNNPKH; the protein is encoded by the coding sequence GTGAACATACGCAACAGAACACCCTTCCATCGTCTACCGGCTTTTCGCGTATTGCTGATGCAGGCGATGGTCGTAGTAGTGACCGCTGTCTCATGTGGCCTGGTTTTTGGTATTGTCGCCGGCTACTCCGCGCTGTGCGGTGGTCTGATTGCGCTGTCGGCGAACGTGTATTTCGCGTACAAGGCCTTTCGTTACTTTGGCGCACGTTCGACCCGGGCGATCATCCAGTCCTTCTGGTCTGGCGAGATGGGTAAACAGATTCTGGCAGCAGCGCTGTTTGCGTTGGTGTTCGTGGGAGTGAAACCGCTGGAACCGATCGCCTTGTTTGCCGGCTATCTGCTGGTGCTGGGAGTCGGAGCAAGCGCGCTCCTGCTGATGAAAAACAATCCGAAGCATTGA
- the atpE gene encoding F0F1 ATP synthase subunit C — MELVYIAASIMIGLGALGTGIGFALLGGKLLESTARQPELAPQLQTKTFLMAGLLDAVPMIGVGIAMYLIFVVAG, encoded by the coding sequence ATGGAACTCGTCTACATCGCCGCCTCCATCATGATCGGTCTGGGTGCCCTGGGCACCGGTATTGGCTTCGCCCTGCTGGGCGGCAAGCTGCTGGAATCCACTGCTCGTCAGCCTGAGCTGGCTCCTCAGCTGCAAACCAAGACCTTCCTGATGGCCGGCCTGCTCGACGCCGTACCGATGATCGGCGTTGGTATCGCGATGTACCTCATCTTCGTTGTCGCCGGCTAA
- a CDS encoding ParB/RepB/Spo0J family partition protein yields MATKKRGLGRGLDALLGGASVSAMQEEAAKVDTRELQHLPLDLVQRGKYQPRRDMDPQALEELAQSIKNHGVMQPIVVRPISGGRFEIIAGERRWRASQQAGLESVPALVREVPDEAAIAMALIENIQREDLNPIEEAVALQRLQQEFQLTQQQVADAVGKSRVSVSNLLRLIALPEEIKTLLSHGDLEMGHARALLGLPAEQQVEGARHVVARGLTVRQTEAMVRQWLSSKEAPKVEVKVDPDISRLEQRLAERLGSPVQIKHGQKGKGQLVIRYSSLDELQGVLAHIR; encoded by the coding sequence ATGGCGACCAAGAAAAGAGGTCTAGGACGGGGACTCGACGCCCTGCTCGGCGGCGCCAGTGTCTCGGCGATGCAGGAAGAGGCCGCCAAGGTCGATACCCGTGAACTCCAGCATCTGCCGTTGGACCTGGTTCAGCGCGGCAAGTACCAGCCACGCCGCGACATGGATCCGCAGGCGCTCGAAGAGCTGGCGCAGTCGATCAAGAACCACGGCGTGATGCAGCCCATCGTCGTGCGCCCGATCAGTGGCGGCCGTTTCGAGATCATCGCCGGTGAGCGTCGCTGGCGGGCCAGCCAGCAGGCCGGACTGGAAAGCGTACCGGCGCTGGTTCGCGAAGTGCCGGACGAAGCCGCCATCGCCATGGCACTGATCGAGAACATCCAGCGCGAAGATCTCAATCCGATCGAAGAGGCTGTCGCGCTGCAGCGCCTGCAGCAGGAATTCCAGCTGACTCAACAGCAGGTGGCCGACGCGGTCGGCAAGTCCCGCGTCTCGGTCAGCAATCTGCTGCGCCTGATTGCGCTGCCGGAAGAGATCAAGACCCTGCTGTCCCATGGTGATCTGGAAATGGGCCATGCACGCGCCTTGCTCGGCTTGCCGGCCGAACAACAGGTCGAAGGCGCGCGGCATGTTGTCGCACGTGGCCTGACCGTACGCCAGACCGAAGCGATGGTGCGCCAGTGGCTGAGCAGCAAGGAAGCGCCCAAAGTCGAAGTGAAGGTTGATCCCGACATCAGCCGTCTGGAACAACGCCTGGCGGAACGCCTGGGCTCGCCGGTGCAGATCAAGCATGGCCAGAAGGGCAAGGGGCAGCTGGTTATCCGCTACAGTTCGCTCGACGAATTGCAGGGCGTATTGGCACACATCCGCTGA
- a CDS encoding ParA family protein, whose protein sequence is MAKVFAIANQKGGVAKTTTCINLAASLVATRRRVLLIDLDPQGNATTGSGVDKLGLEYSIYDVLIGECSLVDAMQFSEHGGYQLLPANRDLTAAEVALLNLPAKEKRLREALAPVRENYDYILIDCPPSLSMLTINALSAADGVIIPMQCEYYALEGLTDLVNSIQRIGQALNPSLKIEGLLRTMYDPRSSLTNDVSEQLKAHFGDKLYDTVIPRNVRLAEAPSHGMPALVYDKQSKGALAYLALAGELSRRQRQSARGALA, encoded by the coding sequence ATGGCTAAAGTTTTCGCCATCGCCAACCAGAAGGGCGGTGTCGCCAAGACCACCACCTGCATCAACCTGGCGGCATCGCTGGTTGCCACACGCCGGCGGGTGCTGCTGATCGACCTCGATCCTCAGGGCAACGCCACCACCGGTAGCGGTGTGGATAAACTCGGCCTGGAGTACTCGATCTACGACGTGCTGATCGGTGAATGCAGCCTGGTGGACGCCATGCAGTTCTCCGAGCACGGCGGCTACCAGCTGTTGCCGGCCAACCGCGATCTGACCGCGGCCGAAGTGGCGTTGCTGAATCTGCCGGCCAAGGAGAAACGCCTGCGCGAGGCGCTGGCGCCGGTCCGCGAGAACTACGATTACATTCTCATCGACTGTCCGCCGTCGCTGTCGATGCTGACCATCAATGCATTATCTGCCGCCGATGGCGTGATCATTCCCATGCAGTGCGAATACTACGCACTCGAAGGGCTGACCGATCTGGTCAACTCGATCCAGCGCATCGGCCAGGCACTGAATCCGAGTCTGAAGATCGAAGGCCTGTTGCGCACCATGTACGACCCGCGCAGCAGCCTGACCAACGACGTATCCGAACAGCTCAAGGCGCATTTCGGCGACAAGCTCTATGACACCGTAATTCCGCGCAACGTCCGGCTTGCCGAGGCCCCCAGCCACGGTATGCCGGCGCTGGTCTACGACAAGCAATCCAAGGGCGCTCTGGCCTATCTGGCCCTGGCCGGCGAACTGTCGCGACGCCAGCGCCAGTCTGCCCGCGGTGCCCTCGCATAA
- the atpB gene encoding F0F1 ATP synthase subunit A, with product MASTPAEYIQHHLQNLTYGKLPAGYERADGSVLDQATWTIAQTGLEARDMGFMAFHLDTLGWSLLMGAIFILLFRSAAKSATAGVPGKLQNFVEMCVEFVEGVVKDTFHGRNTLIAPLALTIFVWVFLMNSLKWIPVDYIPGLASLLGLPAFKIVPTADPNGTFGLSLGVFILILFYSVKVKGFGGFSKELAFTPFNHWSLVPFNLFLEILGLLTKPLSLALRLFGNMYAGEVVFILIALLPFYVQWTLNVPWAIFHILVIPLQAFIFMVLTVVYLSSAHEEHH from the coding sequence ATGGCGAGTACCCCCGCTGAATATATCCAGCACCACCTGCAAAACCTGACCTACGGCAAATTGCCGGCAGGTTACGAGCGTGCTGATGGCTCCGTTCTCGATCAGGCCACCTGGACCATCGCTCAGACTGGTCTCGAAGCGCGCGACATGGGCTTCATGGCATTCCACCTGGATACCCTCGGCTGGTCTCTGCTGATGGGCGCCATCTTCATTCTGCTGTTCCGCAGCGCCGCCAAGTCTGCCACTGCCGGGGTACCGGGCAAGCTGCAGAACTTCGTCGAGATGTGCGTAGAGTTCGTCGAAGGCGTGGTCAAGGACACCTTCCACGGCCGTAACACGTTGATCGCCCCGCTGGCTCTGACCATCTTCGTCTGGGTGTTCCTGATGAACAGCCTGAAGTGGATTCCGGTCGACTACATCCCGGGTCTGGCCAGTCTGCTCGGCCTGCCGGCGTTCAAGATCGTTCCGACTGCCGACCCGAACGGTACCTTTGGCCTGTCGCTCGGCGTGTTCATCCTGATCCTGTTCTACAGCGTCAAGGTCAAGGGCTTCGGTGGCTTCAGCAAGGAGCTGGCGTTCACCCCGTTCAATCACTGGTCGCTGGTGCCGTTCAACCTGTTCCTCGAGATTCTCGGCCTGCTGACCAAGCCGCTCAGCCTCGCACTGCGTCTGTTCGGCAACATGTACGCCGGTGAGGTGGTGTTCATCCTCATCGCTCTGCTGCCGTTCTACGTGCAGTGGACCCTGAATGTGCCTTGGGCGATCTTCCATATTCTGGTGATTCCGCTTCAGGCCTTCATCTTCATGGTACTGACGGTGGTGTACCTGAGCTCTGCCCATGAAGAACATCACTGA
- the rsmG gene encoding 16S rRNA (guanine(527)-N(7))-methyltransferase RsmG: MSLVSESHAAELVRGAQELGIELSERQQQQLLAYLALLIKWNKAYNLTAVRDPDEMVSRHLLDSLSVVPFVAEAGRTWLDVGSGGGMPGVPLAIMFPERAFTLLDSNGKKTRFLTQVKLELKLANLEVVHSRVEQYQPAIPFEGITSRAFSSLDDFTSWTRHLGNAETRWLAMKGVQPDDELQRLPDDFRLDACHVLKVPGCQGQRHLLILRRTS, encoded by the coding sequence ATGAGTCTGGTCAGTGAGTCGCATGCCGCTGAGCTCGTCCGTGGCGCCCAGGAACTCGGGATCGAACTGAGCGAGCGACAACAGCAGCAATTGCTTGCCTATCTGGCGCTGCTGATCAAGTGGAACAAGGCCTACAACCTGACGGCCGTGCGCGATCCCGACGAAATGGTCTCGCGACACTTGCTCGACAGCCTGAGCGTAGTGCCCTTCGTTGCCGAGGCTGGCCGTACCTGGCTGGACGTTGGCAGCGGTGGGGGCATGCCTGGCGTACCGTTGGCAATCATGTTCCCCGAGCGGGCCTTCACGCTGCTCGATTCGAACGGCAAGAAGACGCGCTTTCTGACACAGGTGAAGCTGGAACTGAAACTGGCCAACCTCGAGGTGGTGCACAGTCGCGTCGAGCAGTACCAGCCGGCCATACCCTTCGAAGGCATCACCTCGCGCGCTTTCAGCTCGCTGGACGACTTCACCAGCTGGACGCGCCATCTGGGCAATGCCGAAACCCGCTGGCTGGCCATGAAGGGCGTGCAGCCGGACGACGAGCTGCAGCGCCTGCCCGACGACTTCCGTCTCGATGCCTGTCACGTACTCAAGGTTCCCGGTTGCCAAGGCCAGCGCCATCTGCTGATACTGCGCCGCACTTCATGA